Proteins encoded in a region of the Pseudochaenichthys georgianus chromosome 20, fPseGeo1.2, whole genome shotgun sequence genome:
- the mettl4 gene encoding N(6)-adenine-specific methyltransferase METTL4, protein MPDKATDLMMSVVLVNTQGCVLDARSLIDKGYLQCIRVRENNQKSHVNCRFKGQCFQILKGHLDAIASVAADGGNIETLQKTDKPTKKRKRKHSELNQGEIDSQAFHKKIRSVVLEGTKSLVDSARSLGYLNGTSTTDTVKEPLPSQECSLAALCEMAKELPLVDDEQQQEECAQPLVTADGSTSHVDLFSRVTENREDWATVVTLMGEEYVIPPHTAFLLSDFTKIQPLVHYGRRFDLIVMDPPWENKSVKRSRRYSCLPSSQLKRMPIPLLASPNCLVVTWVTNRPSHLRFVRDELFPHWGVEVVAEWLWIKVTTSGEFVFPLDSHHKKPYEVLVLGRFRASSDNETRSSEASEVPVEDQRLIVSIPSALHSQKPSLSEVLKPYLGAEAKCLELFARSLLPGWTSWGNEVLKFQHTSYFTLTPTDDGAGVLEEEAAEDCTDNPTVTQRLSSSAESVDK, encoded by the exons ATGCCAGATAAAGCCACAGATTTGATGATGTCCGTGGTGCTGGTAAACACGCAGGGCTGTGTTTTGGATGCACGCTCCCTCATTGATAAGGGATATTTGCAATGCATCCGTGTAAGAGAAAATAATCAGAAGTCACATGTGAATTGCCGTTTCAAAGGGCAGTGTTTTCAGATCTTAAAAGGCCATTTGGATGCGATTGCTAGTGTTGCTGCTGATGGAGGAAACATAGAAACGTTGCAGAAAACAGACAAACCAACGAAG AAGAGGAAAAGAAAACACAGTGAACTCAACCAGGGGGAAATTGATTCACAGGCTTTCCATAAGAAG ATCAGGTCTGTCGTTCTGGAGGGAACCAAGTCCTTGGTGGATTCTGCCCGATCTCTGGGATATCTTAATGGCACTTCAACAACAGACACGGTGAAGGAGCCTCTTCCCTCTCAGGAGTGCAGCCTTGCCGCTCTCTGTGAAATGGCCAAAGAGCTTCCTCTAGTGGACgacgagcagcagcaggaggagtgTGCTCAGCCACTTGTTACTGCAGATGGCAGTACGTCACATGTGGATTTGTTCTCTCGGGTCACAGAGAATAGGGAAGACTGGGCAACAGTGGTCACACTGATGGGAGAGGAGTATGTAATACCACCACACACAGCCTTTCTGCTTTCTGATTTCACAAAAATACAACCCCTAGTCCACT ATGGAAGAAGGTTTGACTTAATAGTGATGGATCCACCGTGGGAAAACAAGTCTGTCAAAAGAAGTCGCAG ATACAGTTGTTTGCCCTCATCCCAGCTAAAACGGATGCCTATACCCTTACTGGCCTCCCCAAACTGTTTAGTGGTCACCTGGGTCACAAACAGGCCCAGCCACCTGCGGTTTGTCCGTGATGAGCTGTTTCCACACTGGGGGGTAGAAGTTGTGGCTGAATGGCTCTGGATCAAG GTGACCACATCTGGAGAGTTTGTGTTTCCACTGGATTCTCATCATAAGAAGCCATATGAAGTGCTGGTGCTGGGACGATTTCGTGCCTCTTCAGATAACGAAAcacg CTCTTCAGAGGCATCAGAGGTTCCTGTGGAGGATCAGCGATTGATTGTCAGCATCCCATCAGCTCTCCATTCCCAGAAGCCCTCACTCTCAG AGGTGTTGAAGCCCTACCTTGGAGCTGAAGCCAAGTGCTTGGAGTTGTTTGCCAGAAGTCTTCTACCTGGATGGACCAGCTGGGGTAACGAAGTGCTCAAATTTCAACACACAAGCTATTTCACTCTGACGCCGACAGATGACGGCGCAGGCGTCCTAGAAGAGGAAGCAGCAGAAGACTGTACGGACAATCCGACAGTCACACAACGGTTAAGCTCATCTGCAGAATCTGTGGACAAATGA